Proteins co-encoded in one Panulirus ornatus isolate Po-2019 chromosome 68, ASM3632096v1, whole genome shotgun sequence genomic window:
- the LOC139747476 gene encoding uncharacterized protein produces MCTMDANTADASEEDLVSKIDARRSNKPLMEKKRRQRINRCLNELKTLVLEALKKDPSRYSKLEKADILEMTVRHVQALHRYEAAGGRMVGGGRLIGSGRSVGSDDKAKYRAGFTQCAIEVTRYLGSMSGVPNDLHKKVISHLNSVTGVPGVVHASEVPSGGASVVVGGGVVTVAPPATGHTSSAAPLVITTAADSTSTGGLGLPDHPDRTSFRSPPPLISPVSSAVSSSSVTVGAGVTLVPARLASGQMALVLPPGTALPHAGQTSHSIRDPINKVITSTPSSNNIPGIPSSPANISSGTDTGSTTSTQTFIKDARNVSPSSHDNSVYPLRCQTPKGFTFTLPKNLYNSYDVNSGIFSSHLSSSKTHPLASESKTHRLDAPDLLAKPTSLPLSSNNDDTSCTHTTCATSQVMTLSPHSTGIENQVALNRSECCALAIPPNVNGKVTSTLSNFSASSWPTLVRPTPTLPQGVQATTSAVEGEQPQQHTLQPLFTPTTAPPAAAPTPPPSAASHEPLNLVTHDHSRGASCSRRSYKAPSTSVWRRAAPYRIPQPGRRAQPWRPW; encoded by the exons ATGTGCACCATGGATGCCAACACCGCTGACGCCTCGGAGGAGGACCTTGTGTCTAAGATTGATGCTAGACGG AGCAACAAGCCTCTGATGGAGAAGAAGCGTCGCCAGCGAATCAACCGCTGCCTCAACGAACTCAAGACCCTAGTGCTGGAGGCGCTGAAGAAGGAT CCGTCGCGATACAGCAAGCTGGAGAAGGCGGACATCCTGGAAATGACGGTCAGGCACGTACAGGCGCTGCACCGCTACGAAGCTGCGGGCGGCAGGATGGTCGGCGGTGGACGGCTTATCGGTAGCGGAAGATCGGTGGGCAGTGACGACAAGGCGAAGTATCGTGCGGGGTTCACGCAGTGTGCTATCGAAGTGACGAGGTACCTGGGAAGTATGAGCGGAGTGCCCAACGATCTCCACAAGAAGGTCATTTCGCACCTCAACTCCGTCACGGGCGTCCCAGGAGTGGTACACGCGTCTGAGGTACCGTCGGGGGGAGCCAGTGTAGTAGTGGGTGGAGGCGTCGTCACTGTTGCGCCGCCCGCCACAGGCCACACCTCGTCAGCAGCTCCACTTGTCATCACGACCGCTGCGGATTCCACCAGCACTGGAGGACTCGGCCTTCCGGATCATCCTGACCGTACGAGCTTCAGAAGCCCGCCACCCTTGATATCACCGGTGTCATCGGCTGTATCCAGCAGTTCGGTGACGGTGGGTGCTGGAGTTACCTTAGTGCCTGCTAGACTAGCCTCAGGCCAGATGGCTCTTGTCTTGCCTCCTGGCACCGCCCTCCCTCATGCCGGCCAAACAAGCCATTCTATCCGCGATCCAATTAATAAAGTCATCACTAGTACGCCGTCCAGCAACAATATCCCAGGTATTCCAAGCAGTCCTGCCAACATCTCATCTGGGACAGACACTGGAAGTACGACTTCCACTCAAACGTTTATAAAAGACGCAAGAAATGTTTCGCCTTCCAGCCATGATAACTCCGTGTATCCACTGAGATGTCAGACACCTAAAGGCTTCACCTTCACCCTACCGAAGAACTTATATAACTCGTATGATGTAAATTCAGGCATTTTCTCTAGTCATTTGTCTTCTAGTAAAACACATCCACTTGCATCTGAAAGCAAAACACACAGGCTCGATGCACCTGATCTGCTGGCCAAGCCTACATCCCTCCCGCTGTCCTCCAATAATGATGACACCAGTTGTACCCACACTACCTGTGCCACGTCCCAGGTAATGACACTCTCCCCACATTCCACCGGTATCGAGAACCAGGTGGCACTAAACAGGTCAGAGTGTTGTGCCTTAGCGATACCCCCCAACGTAAATGGGAAAGTCACTAGTACTCTCTCCAACTTCTCTGCTTCGTCTTGGCCCACGCTGGTGAGACCGACGCCCACGCTGCCGCAGGGGGTTCAGGCCACCACATCTGCAGTAGAGGGCGAGCAGCCTCAGCAACACACACTTCAACCGTTGTTCACTCCCACCACGGCGCCTCCCGCAGCAGCACCTACTCCGCCACCCTCGGCTGCTTCTCATGAACCTCTTAACCTGGTGACACACGACCACTCACGGGGCGCCTCTTGCAGCCGTCGGTCGTACAAGGCACCTTCCACGTCAGTCTGGAGAAGAGCCGCGCCTTATCGCATCCCACAACCCGGCCGACGTGCCCAGCCCTGGCGGCCGTGGTGA